In Rattus norvegicus strain BN/NHsdMcwi chromosome 1, GRCr8, whole genome shotgun sequence, a genomic segment contains:
- the H3f3bl2 gene encoding histone H3.3A-like has translation MARTKQTARKSTGGKAPRKQLATKASHKSAPSTGGVKKPHRYRPGTVALREIRRYQKSTELLIRKLPFQRLVREIAQDFKTDLRFQSAAIGALQEASEAYLVGLFEDTNLCAIHAKRVTIMPKDIQLARRILGERA, from the coding sequence ATGGCTCGTACAAAGCAGACTGCCCGCAAATCCACTGGTGGTAAAGCACCCAGGAAACAACTGGCTACAAAAGCCTCTCACAAGAGTGCGCCCTCTACTGGAGGGGTGAAGAAACCTCATCGTTACAGGCCTGGTACTGTAGCACTCCGAGAAATCAGACGCTATCAGAAGTCCACTGAACTTCTGATTCGCAAGCTCCCCTTTCAGCGTCTGGTGCGAGAAATTGCTCAGGACTTCAAAACAGACCTGCGCTTCCAGAGTGCAGCTATTGGTGCTTTGCAGGAGGCAAGTGAGGCCTATCTGGTTGGCCTTTTTGAAGATACCAACCTGTGTGCTATCCATGCCAAACGTGTAACAATTATGCCAAAAGACATCCAGCTAGCACGCCGCATACTCGGAGAACGTGCTTAA